A genome region from Deltaproteobacteria bacterium includes the following:
- a CDS encoding aspartate kinase, whose product MALIVQKFGGTSVADVERIRRVARRVVATAEQGHRVAVVVSAMAGETDALVALAQDAGGDQPDPREYDVLVSTGEQKTIALLAMAIHRLGHKARSFTGAQIGMRTDAAHTRARIQSIDTQRILDALDAGTVAVIAGFQGIDDAGNITTLGRGGSDTSAVAVAAALRADVCEIFTDVQGVYTSDPNLVPGARKLARISYDEMLEMASLGAKVLQIRSVKFAMHYRVPIHVRSSFDDSEGTWVGPEEDVMEGLVVSGVTYNRNEGKIRVRGLKDQPGISARLFTPISDAGIVIDMIVQNVSQDGTTDITFTVPKADWKRALDFAGQAGREIGAAGVEGSDRIAKVSIVGLGMKDHAGVASKMFQVLADNGINIQMISTSEIKISVVIEDASTDLAVRKLHEAFLEHGAGAPKPE is encoded by the coding sequence GTGGCCCTGATCGTCCAGAAGTTCGGCGGCACGAGCGTGGCCGACGTCGAGCGCATCCGGCGCGTCGCCCGGCGCGTGGTGGCCACGGCGGAGCAGGGCCATCGCGTGGCCGTGGTGGTGTCGGCAATGGCCGGCGAGACCGACGCGCTCGTGGCGCTCGCCCAGGACGCGGGCGGCGACCAGCCGGATCCGCGCGAGTACGACGTGCTGGTCTCGACCGGCGAGCAGAAGACGATCGCCCTGCTCGCGATGGCGATCCACCGTCTCGGCCACAAGGCACGCTCCTTCACCGGCGCCCAGATCGGCATGCGGACCGACGCCGCCCACACCCGCGCCCGCATCCAGAGCATCGACACCCAGCGCATCCTCGACGCCCTCGACGCGGGCACCGTGGCCGTGATCGCCGGCTTCCAGGGCATCGACGACGCGGGCAACATCACGACGCTCGGCCGCGGCGGGTCCGACACCTCGGCGGTGGCGGTGGCGGCGGCCCTGCGGGCCGACGTCTGCGAGATCTTCACCGACGTGCAGGGGGTCTACACCAGCGATCCCAACCTGGTGCCGGGGGCGCGCAAGCTCGCGCGCATCTCCTACGACGAGATGCTCGAGATGGCGAGCCTCGGGGCCAAGGTGTTGCAGATCCGTTCGGTCAAGTTCGCGATGCACTATCGGGTGCCGATCCACGTGCGCTCCAGCTTCGACGATTCGGAGGGCACGTGGGTGGGGCCGGAGGAGGACGTGATGGAGGGGCTCGTCGTCTCGGGGGTCACCTACAACCGCAACGAGGGCAAGATCCGCGTGCGCGGGCTGAAGGACCAGCCGGGGATCTCGGCGCGCCTGTTCACGCCGATCTCCGACGCCGGCATCGTGATCGACATGATCGTCCAGAACGTGAGCCAGGACGGAACCACCGACATCACCTTCACGGTCCCCAAGGCCGACTGGAAGCGCGCCCTGGACTTCGCCGGCCAGGCGGGGCGCGAGATCGGCGCCGCCGGCGTCGAGGGGAGCGACCGGATCGCCAAGGTGTCGATCGTGGGGCTCGGGATGAAGGACCACGCGGGCGTGGCCTCGAAGATGTTCCAGGTGCTCGCCGACAACGGGATCAACATCCAGATGATCTCGACCAGCGAGATCAAGATCTCGGTGGTGATCGAGGATGCGTCGACCGATCTGGCCGTGCGCAAGCTGCACGAGGCGTTTCTCGAGCACGGCGCCGGGGCGCCGAAGCCCGAGTGA
- the tsaE gene encoding tRNA (adenosine(37)-N6)-threonylcarbamoyltransferase complex ATPase subunit type 1 TsaE, whose product MRFPSRSAAESRRAASALGAAIDAVLADAGGPLVVALIGPLGAGKTEWVRGLAEGLGVDPALVASPTFVIASEYPGRRRLAHVDLYRIGSEAELEAAGFLDLLVPGTVVAVEWADRFPASLPADRIEVRITRPAQGGPEAREIELRATGEQAWKAIGRWTVEGRQASGASVQRGEAGRSS is encoded by the coding sequence TTGCGCTTCCCTTCCCGTAGCGCCGCCGAGAGCCGCCGGGCGGCGAGCGCGCTCGGGGCCGCCATCGACGCCGTGCTCGCGGACGCCGGGGGCCCGCTGGTGGTCGCGCTGATCGGGCCGCTCGGCGCCGGCAAGACGGAATGGGTGCGGGGCCTCGCCGAAGGGCTCGGCGTCGACCCCGCGCTGGTGGCGAGCCCGACCTTCGTGATCGCGAGCGAGTATCCCGGGCGCCGGCGCCTGGCCCACGTGGACCTCTACCGGATCGGCAGCGAGGCGGAGCTGGAGGCGGCGGGATTCCTGGACCTGCTCGTGCCGGGCACGGTGGTGGCGGTGGAGTGGGCAGACCGCTTCCCGGCGAGCCTGCCCGCGGACCGGATCGAAGTGCGGATCACACGGCCGGCGCAGGGCGGGCCCGAGGCGCGGGAGATCGAGCTGCGGGCGACCGGCGAGCAGGCCTGGAAGGCCATCGGCCGGTGGACCGTCGAAGGCAGGCAGGCGAGCGGCGCGAGCGTGCAGCGAGGCGAGGCCGGACGGAGCTCGTGA
- a CDS encoding NAD(P)H-hydrate dehydratase, whose protein sequence is MRDGVWPLVGAAAMRALDRHTIETLGVAGALLMESAGRAVAEAVLTARAAAARPGDVLVVCGAGNNGGDGLVAARHLALLGVPVRAALVAEPKRLAPDAAANLTRARAAGVPVAIGAPLRTAGAAVIVDALFGTGLTRPVTGAVAAAIQRIATARPGACVVAVDLPSGLDADTGQCHGPCVAADLTVTIALPKLGLALEPGRTLAGRIVVARIGIADAAPGVRADAELWTAPAAAARLPARPPDGHKGSFGHVLLIAGARGTTGAAALAAEAAARAGAGLVTIACPAGVNEILEVKCTEMMTAPVPDGAEGGLAAAALGALLALARERDVVALGPGIGRTEETRKLVRELAPRIARPLVVDADGLFPFGAPARGREGALGALKGRRAATILTPHPGEAARLLGASAADVNRDRVGSARRLAEGSGAVVVLKGAATVVAAPDGRVAVNPTGGPALGTGGTGDVLTGVIAALLAQERPSRRGGAFESAVLGAWLHGQAGDRLSARRGRAGVLAGEVAAELPEAIEALRRGAAEGRGTGAALALPFP, encoded by the coding sequence ATGCGAGACGGCGTCTGGCCGCTGGTGGGCGCGGCGGCGATGCGAGCCCTCGACCGACACACGATCGAGACGCTGGGCGTCGCGGGTGCCCTCTTGATGGAGAGCGCCGGCCGTGCGGTGGCCGAGGCGGTCCTGACGGCGCGGGCAGCGGCGGCGCGCCCGGGTGACGTGCTCGTCGTGTGCGGCGCCGGCAACAACGGCGGCGACGGGCTCGTGGCCGCGCGCCATCTGGCGCTGCTCGGGGTGCCGGTCCGGGCCGCGCTCGTGGCGGAGCCGAAGCGGCTCGCACCGGATGCGGCCGCGAACCTGACCCGCGCGCGGGCCGCGGGCGTGCCGGTCGCGATCGGCGCTCCGCTCCGGACCGCCGGCGCCGCCGTGATCGTGGACGCCCTCTTCGGAACCGGGCTCACGCGCCCCGTCACGGGAGCGGTCGCGGCGGCGATCCAGCGCATCGCGACGGCGCGTCCCGGCGCCTGCGTGGTGGCCGTGGACCTGCCTTCGGGGCTCGACGCCGACACGGGACAGTGCCACGGCCCCTGCGTGGCGGCCGATCTCACGGTGACGATCGCGCTTCCCAAGCTCGGCCTGGCGCTCGAGCCCGGGCGCACGCTCGCCGGGCGCATCGTGGTGGCACGCATCGGAATCGCGGATGCGGCGCCTGGCGTCCGCGCCGACGCCGAGCTGTGGACGGCGCCGGCGGCCGCCGCACGGCTGCCGGCGCGGCCTCCCGACGGCCACAAGGGGAGCTTCGGCCACGTGCTGCTGATCGCCGGCGCGCGCGGCACGACCGGCGCCGCGGCGCTGGCGGCCGAGGCCGCCGCCCGAGCCGGCGCGGGCCTCGTCACGATCGCGTGTCCGGCCGGCGTGAACGAGATCCTCGAGGTGAAGTGCACCGAGATGATGACGGCGCCGGTGCCGGACGGCGCCGAGGGCGGTCTGGCGGCGGCGGCGCTCGGCGCGCTCCTCGCGCTCGCGCGCGAGCGCGACGTCGTGGCGCTCGGCCCCGGCATCGGGCGCACGGAGGAGACCCGGAAGCTCGTGCGCGAGCTGGCGCCGAGGATCGCGCGCCCGCTGGTCGTCGACGCCGACGGTCTGTTCCCCTTCGGCGCGCCTGCGCGGGGCCGCGAGGGCGCGCTCGGCGCGTTGAAGGGCCGCAGGGCCGCCACTATTCTCACCCCCCATCCCGGCGAGGCGGCCCGCCTGCTGGGCGCCTCCGCGGCCGACGTGAACCGCGATCGCGTGGGGTCGGCCCGGCGGCTCGCCGAGGGGTCGGGGGCGGTGGTGGTCCTGAAGGGAGCCGCCACGGTGGTGGCGGCGCCCGATGGGCGGGTCGCCGTGAACCCGACCGGTGGGCCGGCGCTCGGGACCGGCGGGACCGGGGACGTGTTGACGGGCGTGATCGCGGCGCTGCTCGCGCAGGAGCGGCCCTCGAGACGAGGAGGTGCCTTCGAGAGCGCGGTCCTGGGAGCGTGGCTGCACGGGCAGGCGGGCGACCGGCTCTCGGCGCGGCGCGGACGGGCGGGCGTGCTGGCGGGGGAGGTCGCCGCCGAGCTGCCGGAGGCGATCGAGGCGCTTCGCCGCGGCGCAGCGGAGGGCCGGGGGACGGGAGCCGCTCTTGCGCTTCCCTTCCCGTAG
- a CDS encoding pyridoxine 5'-phosphate synthase: MRGLVASLDAVAALREAGGREEPRLAVAAMAAETAGADGVRLGVHEGLRPVRESDLHDVRRTARELELRLAPAPSLLKMALEVRPDRVLLAAEPLRGACEAGALDPAALRGPTIAAVRALREAGIPAWARVAPDLEAVKAARGAEVAGVELVTTALVDLPEGERQPALERFGDAARLAAKLRLPVRAGGALDARRLRAVLVAAPVVEGAAVGRELVARALLVGIDRAVRDLRAELG, from the coding sequence ATGCGCGGGCTCGTGGCCTCGCTCGACGCCGTGGCCGCGCTCCGCGAGGCCGGAGGCCGCGAGGAGCCGCGCCTCGCGGTGGCGGCGATGGCGGCGGAGACGGCGGGCGCCGACGGCGTCCGGCTCGGGGTCCACGAGGGCCTGCGTCCGGTGCGGGAGAGCGACCTGCACGACGTGCGCCGCACCGCCCGCGAGCTCGAGCTGCGGCTCGCGCCGGCGCCGTCGCTCCTGAAGATGGCGCTCGAGGTCCGGCCGGACCGGGTGCTGCTGGCGGCCGAGCCGCTGCGCGGCGCCTGCGAGGCGGGCGCGCTCGATCCCGCGGCGCTGCGCGGGCCGACGATCGCCGCCGTGCGGGCGCTGCGCGAGGCCGGGATCCCGGCCTGGGCGCGGGTGGCCCCGGACCTCGAAGCCGTGAAGGCCGCGCGCGGCGCCGAGGTGGCCGGCGTCGAGCTCGTCACGACCGCGCTCGTGGACCTGCCCGAGGGCGAGCGCCAGCCCGCGCTCGAGCGCTTCGGCGACGCCGCGCGGCTCGCCGCGAAGCTGCGCCTGCCCGTGCGCGCGGGCGGGGCGCTCGACGCGCGCCGGCTGCGTGCGGTGCTCGTGGCGGCTCCCGTCGTGGAAGGGGCCGCGGTCGGCCGCGAGCTGGTCGCGCGGGCGCTGCTGGTCGGGATCGACCGCGCCGTCCGCGACCTCCGTGCCGAGCTCGGCTAG
- the glmM gene encoding phosphoglucosamine mutase: MAERKLFGTDGVRGRANVEPMTAEMALALGQAVSQVFRRRGGERHRIIIGKDTRLSGYMFENALVAGICSMGVDVLQVGPIPTPGMAFLTADMRCDAGVMISASHNPYQDNGIKFFSHDGWKLPDEIEARIEELIVSGALASLRAPAEQVGRAQRIEDAAGRYVVFLKKTFPREQTLEGLRIVLDCANGAAYKVGPTVLTELDAEVFAEGVSPNGRNINDGCGAIAPEAVQAKVRELRADVGIALDGDADRCLLVDEKGNLVDGDAVLALAARDMVERGTLRGNAVVATVMSNLGLERAVEKLGLGLVRTAVGDRYVVEEMRAGGYNLGGEQSGHVVFLDHNTTGDGLVTALQTLAYMRRKEKPLSQLVADIERFPQVLVNVRVAEKRPLESLPSLQAAVQKVEKAMDGRGRVLIRYSGTEPKARVMVEGDDESRVREYADAIAHELRRALGGEG; encoded by the coding sequence ATGGCAGAGCGGAAGCTGTTCGGGACGGATGGCGTGCGGGGGCGCGCCAACGTCGAGCCCATGACGGCCGAGATGGCCCTGGCGCTCGGGCAGGCGGTGAGCCAGGTCTTCCGCCGCCGCGGGGGCGAGCGCCATCGCATCATCATCGGCAAGGACACCCGCCTCTCGGGCTACATGTTCGAGAACGCCCTGGTCGCCGGGATCTGCTCGATGGGCGTGGACGTGCTCCAGGTCGGTCCGATCCCGACCCCCGGCATGGCGTTCCTCACCGCCGACATGCGCTGCGACGCCGGCGTGATGATCTCCGCCAGCCACAACCCGTACCAGGACAACGGGATCAAGTTCTTCTCGCACGACGGCTGGAAGCTCCCGGACGAGATCGAGGCGCGCATCGAGGAGTTGATCGTGAGCGGCGCGCTGGCCTCGCTGCGCGCGCCCGCCGAACAGGTCGGCCGCGCGCAGCGCATCGAGGACGCCGCCGGCCGCTACGTGGTGTTCCTGAAGAAGACCTTCCCGCGCGAGCAGACCCTCGAGGGCCTGCGCATCGTGCTCGACTGCGCAAACGGCGCCGCCTACAAGGTCGGGCCCACGGTGCTCACGGAGCTCGACGCCGAGGTCTTCGCCGAAGGCGTGAGCCCGAACGGGCGCAACATCAACGACGGCTGCGGCGCGATCGCGCCCGAGGCGGTGCAGGCCAAGGTCCGGGAGCTGCGCGCCGACGTCGGCATCGCCCTCGACGGCGACGCCGACCGCTGCCTGCTGGTGGACGAGAAGGGCAACCTGGTCGACGGCGACGCGGTGCTGGCGCTCGCGGCGCGCGACATGGTCGAGCGCGGGACGCTCCGGGGCAACGCGGTGGTCGCCACCGTGATGAGCAATCTCGGGCTCGAGCGCGCGGTCGAGAAGCTGGGGCTCGGACTGGTGCGGACGGCGGTCGGCGACCGCTACGTCGTCGAGGAGATGCGGGCCGGCGGCTACAACCTGGGCGGTGAGCAGTCCGGCCACGTCGTGTTCCTCGATCACAACACGACCGGCGACGGCCTCGTCACCGCGCTCCAGACGCTCGCCTACATGCGGCGCAAGGAGAAGCCCCTCTCGCAGCTCGTCGCGGACATCGAGCGCTTCCCGCAGGTGCTCGTGAACGTCCGCGTCGCCGAGAAGCGGCCGCTCGAGAGCCTGCCGAGCCTGCAGGCGGCGGTGCAGAAGGTCGAGAAGGCGATGGACGGCCGCGGGCGCGTACTGATCCGCTACAGCGGCACGGAGCCGAAGGCGCGCGTGATGGTGGAGGGCGACGACGAGAGCCGCGTGCGCGAGTACGCCGACGCGATCGCCCACGAGCTGCGTCGCGCGCTCGGAGGCGAGGGCTGA
- a CDS encoding CdaR family protein, translating to MRIPNVFANLGLKVLAVAIAVFLWTVARGSSNVDRSFDIPVTLHDLSDELVVVDQSVESVNVRVSGSMVALRNLEPADFEYALDVSGAKPGRAGYEVDLTRFEFPPGSKVVGRSPAEISLTFERRATRPVKVRADVEGRPAQGYKIGKIEISPPRVRITGARSEVLRLSEVVTEMIDVTGATGTLEREVRVSPGAGHVWADDPRTVTVRVRIEPEPAPEPEPPV from the coding sequence ATGAGAATCCCGAACGTCTTCGCGAACCTCGGGCTCAAGGTCCTGGCCGTCGCCATCGCGGTCTTCCTGTGGACCGTCGCGCGCGGCTCCTCGAACGTGGACCGCAGCTTCGACATCCCGGTCACGCTGCACGACCTCTCGGACGAGCTGGTGGTCGTCGACCAGAGCGTCGAATCGGTAAACGTGCGCGTGTCGGGGAGCATGGTCGCGTTGCGCAACCTGGAACCGGCCGACTTCGAGTACGCCCTCGACGTGAGCGGTGCGAAGCCGGGCCGTGCGGGCTACGAGGTGGACCTGACACGCTTCGAGTTCCCGCCCGGTTCGAAGGTCGTGGGCCGCTCGCCGGCCGAGATCTCGCTCACCTTCGAGCGCCGCGCGACCCGCCCGGTGAAGGTCCGGGCGGACGTCGAGGGCCGGCCCGCGCAGGGCTACAAGATCGGCAAGATCGAGATCAGCCCCCCGCGGGTGCGGATCACCGGAGCGCGCTCCGAGGTGCTACGGCTTTCCGAGGTGGTGACCGAAATGATCGACGTGACGGGCGCCACCGGGACCTTGGAGCGCGAGGTGCGGGTGTCGCCGGGGGCTGGGCACGTGTGGGCGGATGACCCCCGGACCGTGACCGTGCGGGTCCGGATCGAGCCGGAGCCGGCGCCCGAGCCCGAGCCGCCGGTCTAG
- the cdaA gene encoding diadenylate cyclase CdaA: MIEYLWNALREFARDMAWGFDPVRDTMDIVLVAFGVYWLLLLIRGTRAVQILVGLMILAGASLASQAFGLGTVQWILANFLSSAVLIIIVLFQQDIRRALARVGRGVFPSISRSEASQILEEVVRAAQALAQRRVGALFVLERETRLNDLIEAGTPLDAAVTKELLLSLFLPLSPLHDGAVVIQDGRVAWAGCVLPLTLRENLPEGLGTRHRAAVGITEESDAVVVVVSEETSAISVVYAGEMVRDLDGPRLREVLREILAGGRLERSGAGDEELRGSTEAGAHPGAHPGAHPGAHRLAAGAPAATGRREA, encoded by the coding sequence GTGATCGAGTACCTCTGGAACGCCCTGCGCGAGTTCGCGCGCGACATGGCCTGGGGCTTCGACCCGGTGCGCGACACGATGGACATCGTGCTCGTCGCGTTCGGCGTCTACTGGCTGCTCCTCCTGATCCGCGGCACGCGCGCAGTGCAGATCCTGGTCGGGCTCATGATCCTGGCCGGCGCGAGCCTGGCGTCGCAGGCCTTCGGGCTCGGCACCGTGCAGTGGATCCTCGCCAACTTCCTGTCCTCGGCCGTGCTGATCATCATCGTGCTGTTCCAGCAGGACATCCGTCGCGCGCTGGCCCGGGTGGGGCGTGGCGTCTTCCCATCGATCTCGCGCAGCGAGGCGAGCCAGATCCTCGAGGAGGTGGTGCGCGCCGCGCAGGCCCTCGCGCAGCGGCGCGTGGGCGCGCTCTTCGTGCTCGAGCGCGAGACCCGCCTCAACGACCTGATCGAGGCCGGCACGCCGCTCGACGCCGCCGTCACCAAGGAACTGCTCCTCTCGCTCTTCCTGCCGCTCTCGCCGCTCCACGACGGCGCGGTCGTGATCCAGGATGGGCGCGTCGCGTGGGCCGGCTGTGTCCTGCCCCTGACCCTCCGCGAGAACCTGCCCGAGGGGCTGGGAACACGGCACCGTGCCGCCGTCGGGATCACCGAGGAGAGCGACGCGGTGGTGGTGGTGGTCTCGGAGGAGACCTCGGCGATCTCGGTGGTCTACGCCGGCGAGATGGTGCGCGACCTCGACGGGCCGCGGCTGCGCGAGGTGCTGCGGGAGATCCTGGCCGGCGGAAGGCTCGAGCGGTCCGGAGCGGGCGACGAGGAGCTGCGCGGAAGTACGGAGGCCGGCGCGCACCCCGGCGCGCACCCCGGCGCGCACCCTGGCGCGCACCGGTTGGCGGCGGGTGCGCCCGCAGCGACCGGCCGCCGCGAGGCGTAG
- the folP gene encoding dihydropteroate synthase, translated as MQQSPIFPRNRVTIVGVLNLTPDSFSDGGRWMGPDGGRPDVEAVVREAERLAAEGAHVLDVGGESTRPGALAVPVECELARVLPVVEALAKASPLPISIDTRKAAVARAALEAGAVVVNDVSGGCFEPRLLEVAARAGATLVLGHLRGVPATMQDAPRFVDVVGEVGDELAARVTAAEAAGVAPERIVVDPGIGFGKRVEDNLGLLARAGELAVRLGRPLLVGPSRKAFLGALTGDPVERRETATVAACAVAVFAGADALRVHDVAGAVRAAAVGRALRAAARDPGAGVGAGAQP; from the coding sequence GTGCAGCAAAGCCCGATCTTCCCGCGCAACCGGGTCACGATCGTGGGCGTCCTGAACCTGACGCCCGACTCGTTCTCCGACGGCGGCCGCTGGATGGGCCCGGACGGCGGGCGGCCCGACGTCGAGGCGGTGGTGCGCGAGGCGGAGCGGCTCGCGGCCGAAGGCGCCCACGTGCTCGACGTCGGCGGCGAGTCGACGCGGCCCGGGGCGCTCGCGGTGCCGGTCGAGTGCGAGCTCGCGCGCGTGCTTCCGGTGGTCGAGGCGCTCGCGAAGGCGAGCCCGCTCCCGATCTCGATCGACACCCGCAAGGCCGCCGTGGCCCGAGCGGCGCTGGAGGCCGGTGCGGTCGTGGTGAACGACGTCTCGGGGGGCTGCTTCGAGCCGCGCCTGCTCGAGGTGGCGGCACGGGCGGGTGCCACCCTCGTGCTCGGCCACCTGCGCGGCGTGCCCGCGACGATGCAGGACGCTCCCCGCTTCGTCGACGTGGTCGGCGAGGTGGGCGACGAGCTCGCCGCGCGCGTGACGGCCGCCGAGGCCGCGGGCGTCGCACCCGAGCGGATCGTCGTCGATCCGGGCATCGGCTTCGGAAAGCGCGTCGAGGACAATCTCGGGCTCCTCGCCCGCGCGGGGGAGCTCGCCGTACGGCTCGGGCGGCCGCTGCTCGTCGGCCCTTCGCGCAAGGCCTTCCTGGGTGCGCTGACGGGAGATCCGGTCGAGCGCCGCGAGACGGCCACGGTCGCGGCCTGCGCGGTTGCCGTCTTCGCGGGCGCCGACGCGTTGCGCGTCCACGACGTGGCCGGCGCGGTCCGCGCCGCTGCGGTCGGCCGCGCGCTCCGCGCAGCGGCCCGGGACCCCGGTGCCGGGGTGGGGGCGGGAGCGCAGCCGTGA
- the ftsH gene encoding ATP-dependent zinc metalloprotease FtsH, which produces MVLLLVTMLRQSQTAPAEVPYSKFMSQVEAGEIQAVTIEEKRIQGRTTAGQDFTTVAPTVGDDLIQALEAKGVEISARMPRESPMWQQILIMWFPFLLLIGLWIFFVRQMQAGGGKAMSFGKSRARLLNESHNRVTFADVAGVEESKAELEEIIAFLRDPKKFTRLGGRIPKGVLLVGPPGTGKTLLAKAVAGEAGVPFFSISGSDFVEMFVGVGASRVRDLFLQGKKNAPCIIFIDEIDAVGRHRGAGLGGGHDEREQTLNQLLVEMDGFESNEGVILVAATNRPDVLDPALLRPGRFDRRVVVPRPDFRGRYEILKVHTRRVPLADDVDLEIVGRGTPGFVGADLQNLVNEAALLAARRDASRVAMVDFERAKDKVLLGAERRSMVMTEEDKRITAYHEAGHALVAMLTPGSDPVHKVTIIPRGMALGVTQTLPPEDRYNLTRDQILAMIKHAMGGRAAEELVFDHLSTGASNDLKQATRLARQMVCMYGMSDKLGPVSYGDDDHDVFLGRDFVSRKDYSEKKAEQIDDEVSVTLNSLYQEARQLLLEQREVLDRVAAALLERETLDTADLRLLLAGEALPPLPSPAAPKPGETPSEPRRETRPEARAPFPGKKLPDPEPMPG; this is translated from the coding sequence ATGGTCCTGCTCCTGGTGACCATGCTGCGCCAGAGCCAGACGGCGCCGGCCGAGGTGCCGTACAGCAAGTTCATGAGCCAGGTCGAGGCGGGCGAGATCCAGGCCGTCACGATCGAAGAGAAGCGCATCCAGGGCCGGACGACGGCGGGCCAGGACTTCACCACCGTGGCCCCCACCGTCGGCGACGACCTGATCCAGGCGCTCGAGGCCAAGGGCGTCGAGATCTCCGCGCGCATGCCGCGCGAGTCGCCGATGTGGCAGCAGATCCTGATCATGTGGTTCCCGTTCCTGCTCCTGATCGGGCTGTGGATCTTCTTCGTGCGCCAGATGCAGGCGGGCGGCGGCAAGGCGATGAGCTTCGGCAAGTCGCGCGCGCGGCTGCTCAACGAGAGCCACAACCGGGTCACCTTCGCGGACGTGGCCGGCGTCGAGGAGTCGAAGGCCGAGCTGGAAGAGATCATCGCCTTCCTGCGCGACCCGAAGAAGTTCACCCGCCTGGGCGGCCGGATCCCGAAGGGCGTGCTGCTCGTCGGCCCGCCCGGCACCGGCAAGACGCTGCTCGCGAAGGCGGTGGCCGGCGAGGCCGGCGTCCCGTTCTTCTCGATCTCGGGCTCCGACTTCGTCGAGATGTTCGTCGGCGTCGGCGCTTCGCGCGTGCGCGACCTCTTCCTGCAGGGCAAGAAGAACGCGCCCTGCATCATCTTCATCGACGAGATCGACGCGGTGGGCCGCCACCGCGGAGCCGGCCTCGGCGGCGGCCACGACGAGCGCGAGCAGACGCTCAACCAGCTCCTCGTCGAGATGGACGGCTTCGAGTCGAACGAGGGCGTGATCCTGGTGGCCGCCACCAACCGCCCCGACGTCCTCGACCCGGCGCTCCTGCGCCCGGGCCGCTTCGACCGGCGCGTGGTGGTGCCGCGCCCGGACTTCCGGGGCCGCTACGAGATCCTGAAGGTGCACACCCGGCGCGTGCCGCTCGCCGACGACGTGGACCTCGAGATCGTGGGGCGCGGAACGCCTGGCTTCGTGGGCGCCGATCTCCAGAACCTGGTCAACGAGGCGGCGCTGCTGGCGGCGCGCCGCGACGCCAGCCGGGTCGCGATGGTCGACTTCGAACGCGCCAAGGACAAGGTGCTGCTCGGCGCCGAGCGCCGCTCGATGGTGATGACCGAGGAGGACAAGCGCATCACCGCGTACCACGAGGCAGGGCACGCGCTGGTCGCCATGCTGACGCCGGGCTCGGACCCCGTCCACAAGGTCACGATCATCCCGCGCGGGATGGCGCTCGGCGTCACCCAGACGCTGCCGCCCGAGGACCGCTACAACCTGACGCGCGACCAGATCCTGGCCATGATCAAGCACGCGATGGGCGGGCGCGCCGCCGAGGAGCTGGTCTTCGACCACCTCTCGACGGGCGCCTCCAACGACCTCAAGCAGGCGACCCGGCTCGCACGCCAGATGGTGTGCATGTACGGGATGAGCGACAAGCTGGGCCCCGTCTCCTACGGCGACGACGACCACGACGTGTTCCTGGGTCGCGACTTCGTCTCGCGCAAGGACTACAGCGAGAAGAAGGCCGAGCAGATCGACGACGAGGTGAGCGTCACCCTGAACTCGCTCTACCAGGAGGCGCGCCAGCTCCTGCTCGAGCAGCGCGAGGTGCTCGACCGGGTCGCCGCGGCGCTGCTCGAGCGCGAGACCCTCGACACGGCGGACCTGCGCCTGCTCCTGGCCGGCGAGGCGCTGCCGCCGCTGCCGTCGCCGGCGGCACCGAAGCCGGGGGAGACGCCGAGCGAGCCGCGCCGGGAGACCCGGCCGGAGGCGCGGGCGCCGTTCCCCGGAAAGAAGCTCCCCGACCCGGAGCCGATGCCCGGCTGA